Proteins from a single region of Halichoerus grypus chromosome 13, mHalGry1.hap1.1, whole genome shotgun sequence:
- the PTGR3 gene encoding prostaglandin reductase 3, which translates to MLRLAPAGARAIVDMSYARHFLDFQGSDIPRAMQKLVVTRLSPNFREAVTLRRDCPVPLPGDGDLLVRNRFVGVNASDVNYSAGRYDPSVKTPFDVGFEGVGEVVALGLSASARYAVGQAVAYLAPGSFAEYTVVPAGAAAPVASLRPQYVTLPVSATTAYISLNELGGLSEGTKVLVTAAAGGTGQFAVQLAKKARCHVIGTCSSDEKSAFLKSIGCDRPINYTTEPVSTVLKQEYPAGVDVVYESVGGAMFDLAVDALAIKGRLIVIGFVSGYQTPTGLSPVKAGTLPAKLLKKSASVRGFFLNHSLSKYQAAMDHLLKMYAGGDLVCEVDLGDRSAEGRFIGLESVFRAVDYMYMGKNTGKIVVELSRSVSSKL; encoded by the exons ATGCTGCGGCTGGCGCCCGCCGGGGCCCGAGCCATCGTGGACATGTCGTACGCCCGCCACTTCCTGGACTTCCAGGGCTCCGACATCCCCCGCGCCATGCAGAAGCTGGTGGTGACCCGGCTGAGCCCCAACTTCCGCGAGGCCGTCACCCTGCGCCGGGACTGCCCGGTGCCACTCCCCGGGGACGGAGACCTCCTCGTCCGGAACCG ATTTGTCGGTGTTAACGCCTCTGACGTCAACTATTCCGCGGGCCGCTATGACCCTTCAGTCAAGACCCCCTTTGACGTAGGTTTCGAAGGTGTGGGAGAGGTGGTAGCCTTAGGCCTGTCGGCCAGTGCCAGGTATGCCGTGGGCCAGGCTGTGGCCTACCTGGCCCCCGGCTCCTTCGCTGAGTACACTGTAGTGCCAGCCGGTGCCGCAGCTCCCGTGGCCTCTCTGCGGCCCCAGTATGTCACCCTGCCGGTAAGTGCCACCACTGCATACATCAGCCTGAACGAGCTCGGAGGACTGTCGGAAGGGACAAAAGTTTTGGTGACGGCAGCAGCTGGGGGGACGGGCCAGTTTGCCGTGCAGCTTGCAAAGAAGGCCAGGTGCCATGTCATTGGCACCTGCTCTTCCGATGAAAAGTCTGCTTTTCTGAAATCCATTGGCTGTGATCGTCCCATCAACTATACGACCGAGCCCGTCAGCACTGTCCTGAAGCAGGAGTACCCCGCAGGTGTGGATGTGGTGTATGAGTCCGTGGGGGGCGCCATGTTCGACTTGGCCGTAGATGCCTTGGCTATCAAGGGGCGCTTGATAGTCATTGGGTTCGTGTCTGGCTACCAAACTCCTACTGGCCTTTCTCCTGTGAAAGCAGGGACATTACCAGCCAAACTGCTGAAGAAATCTGCCAGTGTCCGGGGCTTCTTCTTGAACCATTCCCTTTCTAAGTATCAAGCAGCCATGGACCACTTGCTTAAGATGTATGCGGGTGGAGACCTGGTCTGCGAGGTGGACCTTGGAGACCGGTCTGCAGAGGGCAGGTTTATTGGCCTGGAGTCTGTATTCCGGGCTGTTGATTATATGTACATGGGAAAAAACACTGGAAAAATTGTAGTTGAATTATCTCGCTCTGTCAGCAGTAAGCTGTAA